A genomic region of Pirellulales bacterium contains the following coding sequences:
- a CDS encoding PQQ-dependent sugar dehydrogenase, translated as MVKLDRQLDRDFPPTGEARFYRIEALPLPDGEVLEVGALAFRANGDLFIASRRGDIWLVQNPTAEDVDQIQYKLFARGLHEVLGLSVVGDVLYCVQRPELTALTDTDNDGDADVIRAVSDRFGISGDYHEYAYGPVCDAAGNFFLTLNLSLGSGAGSKSAYRGQVLRISPDGSITPWAVGLRSPNGINLSPDGRLFVTDNQGEWIPTCKLQEVRRNEYYGHPGGLRYWPASVDGQTPPVIPPAVWFPFGLSRSASEPVWDTTAGRFGPFAGQCFVGELTNSAITRVALEEVHGRMQGACFPFRRGFACGVNRLAFAPDGSLFVGETNRGWGSLGGQTQGVERVVFTGQMPFEIHSMQATADGWIARFTEAIDASRAMDEKNYLVESYHYHHWDTYGSPEIGRKQHPFQAEPVDGDPTRVRLTVEQLETGRVYHIRMTGMRNANGDSLANDDAYYTLNALP; from the coding sequence TTGGTTAAGCTCGATCGCCAGCTTGATCGCGATTTTCCGCCCACTGGTGAAGCTCGTTTTTACCGCATTGAGGCGTTGCCGCTACCGGATGGCGAAGTTCTTGAAGTCGGGGCCCTAGCATTCCGTGCGAATGGCGATCTTTTTATCGCTTCGCGACGTGGCGACATCTGGTTGGTTCAAAATCCAACTGCGGAAGATGTCGATCAGATTCAGTACAAACTGTTTGCGCGCGGGCTACACGAGGTGCTGGGCCTTAGCGTTGTAGGGGATGTGCTCTATTGTGTGCAGCGCCCTGAACTGACGGCATTGACCGATACCGACAATGACGGCGACGCCGACGTGATCCGAGCCGTGAGTGATCGATTCGGGATCTCCGGCGACTATCACGAATACGCTTACGGCCCAGTTTGTGATGCGGCGGGCAATTTTTTCCTCACGCTCAATCTCAGCCTTGGTAGCGGCGCCGGCTCTAAGTCGGCCTATCGCGGTCAGGTATTGCGAATCAGCCCCGACGGCTCGATTACGCCGTGGGCCGTTGGTTTGCGCAGTCCAAATGGAATCAACCTAAGTCCTGATGGACGGCTGTTTGTCACCGACAACCAAGGAGAATGGATTCCCACCTGCAAGCTGCAGGAGGTTCGACGAAACGAGTACTACGGACATCCGGGTGGCCTACGTTACTGGCCCGCTTCCGTAGATGGGCAAACACCTCCGGTGATTCCGCCCGCGGTCTGGTTTCCATTTGGACTGAGTCGCTCGGCCAGCGAGCCAGTCTGGGATACCACCGCGGGGCGCTTTGGCCCGTTCGCTGGGCAATGTTTTGTAGGGGAACTCACCAACTCAGCAATCACGCGTGTCGCTCTGGAAGAAGTGCACGGAAGAATGCAGGGCGCATGCTTTCCGTTTCGCCGCGGATTTGCCTGCGGAGTGAACCGTCTGGCCTTTGCGCCCGACGGCAGCCTATTCGTTGGGGAGACCAACCGAGGTTGGGGGTCGCTTGGCGGCCAGACACAAGGTGTCGAACGCGTAGTGTTCACGGGGCAAATGCCGTTCGAAATTCATTCCATGCAAGCCACCGCTGATGGCTGGATTGCGCGATTCACTGAAGCGATTGACGCAAGCCGGGCAATGGATGAGAAGAACTACCTGGTCGAGTCGTACCACTACCATCACTGGGACACGTATGGGTCGCCGGAGATCGGTCGCAAACAACATCCGTTCCAAGCCGAACCTGTCGATGGCGATCCGACTCGCGTGCGGCTAACCGTGGAGCAGCTTGAAACCGGACGGGTCTACCACATCCGCATGACGGGAATGCGCAATGCAAACGGCGACTCTCTGGCGAAC